In the genome of Gammaproteobacteria bacterium, one region contains:
- the cysS gene encoding cysteine--tRNA ligase, with protein MLTIYNSLSNKKEVFEPIVPGQVRMYVCGMTVYDYCHIGHARVLVVFDLVYRFLKHLGYEVTYVRNITDIDDKIIIRAQENVEEYSHLTERFIQAMHQDADALGVLRPDIEPRATDTIAPMLAMIESLQQQGYAYQADNGDVYFSVSKFKDYGKLSGKKIDELRAGERVDVDEGKRDPLDFVLWKTAKPGEPSWPSQFGDGRPGWHIECSAMSNTLLGNHFDIHGGGQDLQFPHHENEIAQSEACNGEKFVNYWMHNGFVRVNEEKMSKSLGNFFVLREVLQSYRAEEIRYFITSSHYRSQLNYSEDQLNNGRAALQRLYAALQDTQAVDPPENSEYQQRFEAALCDDFNTANAMAVLFDLARDINRAKHEPGQDQHGLASLLRFLGGIVGLLQADPEDFLKSSPGQGKGLSDAAIDELIAQRLQARADKDWASADRIRDELAAAGIIIEDGPDGTRWRRR; from the coding sequence ATGCTGACCATATACAATAGCCTTAGCAATAAAAAGGAAGTCTTTGAACCAATCGTCCCGGGGCAAGTTCGTATGTATGTGTGTGGCATGACGGTCTACGATTATTGCCATATCGGGCATGCGCGCGTGCTGGTGGTATTCGACCTGGTTTATCGATTTTTAAAACACCTGGGTTACGAAGTGACTTACGTGCGCAATATTACCGATATCGATGACAAGATTATAATTCGAGCCCAGGAAAACGTGGAGGAATACAGTCATTTGACCGAACGCTTTATCCAGGCAATGCACCAAGATGCCGATGCACTGGGCGTATTGCGTCCCGATATAGAACCGCGCGCCACCGATACGATTGCGCCGATGCTGGCGATGATCGAAAGTCTGCAGCAGCAGGGATACGCCTACCAGGCAGATAATGGTGACGTTTATTTTTCAGTTTCGAAATTCAAGGACTACGGAAAATTGTCGGGCAAGAAAATTGACGAACTGCGCGCCGGCGAACGCGTCGACGTTGATGAGGGCAAGAGAGATCCGCTCGATTTCGTGCTGTGGAAAACTGCCAAGCCCGGGGAACCCAGCTGGCCTTCCCAGTTCGGCGACGGGCGCCCCGGTTGGCACATTGAATGCTCGGCGATGTCCAACACCCTGCTTGGAAACCATTTCGATATACACGGCGGTGGTCAGGATTTGCAATTTCCGCATCACGAAAACGAAATCGCGCAAAGCGAGGCCTGTAATGGCGAAAAATTTGTTAACTACTGGATGCATAACGGGTTTGTGCGGGTCAATGAAGAGAAGATGTCTAAATCGCTCGGTAACTTCTTCGTGCTACGGGAAGTATTGCAGAGCTATCGTGCGGAAGAAATCCGATATTTCATTACCAGCAGTCACTACCGTAGCCAGCTTAATTACTCGGAAGACCAGTTAAACAATGGCAGGGCGGCGCTGCAGCGACTGTATGCCGCACTGCAGGATACACAAGCGGTTGATCCGCCTGAGAACAGTGAATATCAGCAACGCTTTGAGGCAGCGTTGTGCGATGATTTTAATACTGCCAACGCGATGGCAGTATTGTTTGATCTGGCGCGCGATATCAACCGTGCCAAGCATGAACCGGGGCAAGATCAACATGGTCTGGCAAGTCTGTTGCGTTTTCTTGGCGGTATCGTTGGCTTACTGCAAGCAGATCCCGAGGATTTTCTGAAATCGAGTCCCGGACAGGGTAAGGGTCTCAGCGATGCCGCTATCGATGAATTGATTGCGCAGCGCCTGCAGGCGCGAGCTGACAAAGACTGGGCTAGCGCCGATCGTATCCGTGATGAGTTAGCAGCCGCAGGCATCATAATTGAGGATGGTCCCGATGGAACCCGTTGGCGACGCCGGTAA
- a CDS encoding ferritin-like domain-containing protein, with amino-acid sequence MAELFQRLEAAILEPDFKVKCELTARLNTAWCQGELALDAGSIILPIDDPGRPPKPLLVDPRKLQRRGVSSSEGRIRLLHAFAHIEFNAINIALDAAYRFREMPRQFISDWLGVAADEARHFQLLEQELRQRGSYYGACDAHRGLWDMVCKTRGNVLHRMALVPRVMEARGLDVTPGMIAKFKQVDDAAAVEILEVIYRDEIDHVRIGNLWYRRLCEQRGVDAEITFRDLVRQYMDGRLRGPFNWPARIEAGFQVSELRALERGD; translated from the coding sequence ATGGCTGAACTGTTTCAGCGGCTCGAGGCTGCTATTCTCGAACCGGATTTTAAAGTCAAATGTGAGCTGACGGCCCGGCTTAATACGGCATGGTGTCAGGGTGAACTGGCTCTCGATGCCGGATCGATAATCCTGCCGATTGATGATCCTGGGCGACCGCCGAAACCGCTGCTGGTAGATCCCAGGAAACTGCAACGCCGTGGCGTCTCTTCCTCGGAAGGACGAATACGTCTGCTGCACGCCTTTGCGCATATCGAATTTAACGCGATCAATATCGCGCTCGATGCAGCTTACCGGTTTCGAGAAATGCCGCGGCAGTTTATCAGTGACTGGTTAGGGGTTGCGGCCGACGAGGCCAGACACTTTCAACTGCTCGAGCAGGAACTCAGGCAACGCGGGAGTTACTATGGTGCCTGCGATGCCCATCGTGGGCTGTGGGACATGGTTTGTAAAACCAGGGGTAACGTGTTGCATCGAATGGCGCTGGTGCCACGCGTGATGGAAGCAAGGGGCCTCGATGTTACGCCGGGAATGATCGCGAAGTTCAAGCAGGTCGACGATGCTGCCGCCGTTGAAATACTGGAAGTTATTTACCGCGATGAAATCGATCATGTCCGTATCGGGAATCTCTGGTACCGAAGGCTCTGTGAGCAACGGGGTGTCGATGCGGAAATAACATTTCGCGATCTGGTCCGGCAATACATGGACGGCAGGTTGCGCGGGCCATTCAACTGGCCGGCTCGAATCGAGGCTGGTTTTCAGGTCAGCGAACTTCGCGCACTTGAGCGGGGTGACTAG
- a CDS encoding O-succinylhomoserine sulfhydrylase, whose protein sequence is MKHDSYGFDTLAIRSGQQRSSELEHSEAIFVTSSFVFENAAQAAARFAGDEPGNIYSRFTNPTTQAFERRLAAMEGGDACIATASGMAAITSLCIGTLSAGDHIVSSRSIFGTTTTLFEKYLPRFGIETSFVDLTDLSAWKESIRDNTRMLFLETPSNPLCEIADIRSLADLAHENNCSLVVDNCFCTPALQRPLELGADIIVHSATKYLDGQGRIVGGAVIGPKTLVEEDLFGVIRTTGPSMSPFNAWVALKGLETLNLRMNAHSQNAMHLARFLQQHPRVEKVYHPGLETHPQHNLAKIQQHGFGGVVSFVVAGGREAAWQIIDSTELLSITANLGDVKTTITHPATTTHGRVSDEVKTRTGISEGLIRIAVGLESVDDIIGDLARGLDG, encoded by the coding sequence GTGAAACATGACAGTTATGGTTTTGACACGCTTGCCATAAGAAGCGGCCAACAGCGCTCTTCCGAACTTGAACATAGCGAAGCGATATTCGTAACTTCCAGCTTCGTTTTTGAAAATGCAGCCCAGGCAGCCGCACGTTTTGCCGGAGATGAGCCGGGGAATATTTATTCGAGGTTCACCAATCCCACCACGCAGGCCTTCGAACGACGCCTGGCGGCGATGGAAGGAGGCGATGCCTGCATCGCAACCGCATCGGGCATGGCGGCGATCACAAGTCTGTGCATAGGGACGTTAAGCGCAGGGGATCATATCGTCAGCTCACGCTCGATTTTTGGCACCACAACGACCCTGTTTGAAAAGTACTTGCCACGCTTTGGTATTGAAACCAGCTTTGTCGATCTGACCGATCTGAGTGCGTGGAAAGAATCGATTCGCGACAACACGCGCATGCTGTTCCTGGAGACGCCGTCGAACCCGCTGTGCGAAATTGCCGACATCAGGTCACTGGCTGACCTGGCACATGAAAACAATTGCAGCCTGGTGGTTGATAATTGTTTTTGCACGCCTGCGTTGCAGCGGCCGCTTGAACTGGGTGCTGACATTATCGTGCATTCGGCAACCAAGTACCTGGATGGACAAGGGCGTATCGTCGGTGGCGCGGTTATTGGACCCAAAACGCTTGTTGAGGAGGATTTATTCGGCGTGATACGTACCACTGGCCCCAGTATGAGTCCGTTCAACGCCTGGGTCGCTTTGAAGGGACTCGAGACACTCAATTTGCGTATGAATGCGCACTCGCAAAACGCCATGCATCTGGCGAGATTTCTGCAACAGCATCCAAGGGTCGAAAAAGTCTATCACCCGGGGCTCGAAACCCATCCCCAACACAACCTTGCAAAAATCCAACAGCACGGATTCGGGGGCGTGGTGTCATTTGTGGTTGCAGGTGGGCGTGAAGCCGCCTGGCAGATAATTGATTCAACCGAGTTACTCTCGATTACGGCCAATCTTGGTGATGTCAAAACTACGATAACGCATCCCGCAACAACCACCCACGGACGTGTGAGTGACGAAGTAAAAACCAGGACCGGTATCAGTGAAGGCCTGATCCGGATCGCGGTCGGACTGGAGAGCGTGGATGATATTATTGGCGATCTGGCGCGCGGTCTGGATGGCTGA
- a CDS encoding peptidylprolyl isomerase has product MNETTAGNPIVLIETTVGNITIELDMQNAPDSSENFLAHVDDGYYIDTTFHRVIPGFMIQGGGITADMQDKSSKRAPIQNEANNGLKNDRGTLAMARTGEPHSATSQFFINHADNAFLNFTSESMQGWGYAVFGKVTEGMDVVDAIAEVPTGNKGGHQNVPLETITITGVSRQ; this is encoded by the coding sequence ATGAATGAAACTACTGCCGGCAATCCCATCGTCTTAATTGAGACCACCGTGGGGAATATCACGATCGAACTCGATATGCAAAATGCACCCGATAGCAGCGAGAATTTTCTTGCCCACGTGGATGATGGCTACTACATCGATACTACCTTTCACCGGGTCATTCCCGGCTTTATGATCCAGGGCGGCGGAATAACGGCCGATATGCAGGATAAATCCAGCAAGCGAGCACCGATTCAAAATGAAGCCAACAATGGTCTGAAGAATGATCGTGGCACCTTGGCAATGGCACGTACCGGCGAGCCGCACTCGGCCACCTCGCAGTTTTTCATAAACCATGCCGACAATGCATTTTTGAATTTCACCAGCGAGTCGATGCAGGGCTGGGGTTACGCGGTATTCGGCAAAGTCACCGAAGGCATGGACGTCGTCGATGCAATTGCCGAGGTCCCCACCGGCAACAAGGGTGGTCACCAGAATGTGCCGCTCGAAACCATTACCATCACTGGTGTCAGTCGCCAATAA
- a CDS encoding UDP-2,3-diacylglucosamine diphosphatase, with amino-acid sequence MNHEYLFISDCHLDARRPEVNAALTGFLDIRAASARCLYILGDLFEVWLGDDDPAPEHLDVIESLRQLASRVDVFFMAGNRDFLLGQAFAQNVNLRLLDEPHILQLGQDSVVLIHGDTLCTDDRDYQQFRSMVRTEKWQSDFLGKPLEERQQIAAQLRVDSVDAMAQKSYQIMDVNQAAVQDCFVRNGVNTIIHGHTHRPAIHHYDFELSRIVLGDWGREPSYLSWTPEQGFDLHDPRL; translated from the coding sequence ATGAACCACGAATACCTGTTCATTTCGGATTGTCATCTTGATGCGAGGCGGCCAGAGGTTAACGCTGCACTGACCGGTTTTCTCGATATCCGGGCAGCCAGTGCGCGTTGCCTCTATATCCTGGGCGACCTGTTCGAAGTGTGGCTGGGCGATGATGATCCCGCACCGGAGCACCTGGACGTGATCGAGTCACTGCGACAACTGGCGTCGAGGGTCGATGTTTTCTTTATGGCTGGAAATCGGGATTTCCTGCTGGGACAGGCATTCGCACAGAACGTTAATCTAAGGCTGCTGGATGAGCCGCATATTCTGCAACTCGGCCAGGACAGCGTCGTTTTAATTCATGGCGACACCTTGTGCACAGATGATCGGGATTACCAGCAATTTCGTTCCATGGTGCGAACCGAAAAATGGCAATCCGACTTCCTGGGTAAACCTCTCGAAGAGCGTCAGCAGATTGCAGCCCAGTTGCGCGTTGACAGCGTTGATGCAATGGCTCAGAAATCCTACCAAATCATGGATGTCAATCAGGCCGCGGTTCAGGACTGCTTCGTTCGCAACGGGGTGAACACTATCATTCATGGACATACCCATCGACCTGCCATCCATCATTACGATTTCGAATTGTCGCGGATCGTCCTCGGTGACTGGGGCCGGGAACCCAGTTACCTGAGCTGGACCCCCGAACAGGGTTTCGACCTCCACGATCCCAGGCTCTAG